AGTAAAGAAAACATACAATTTCTTGCCAACGAGCTTGGAAAGTCAGGTTTTATGGCATTAGCCATAGACATGGAATATCATGGTGATCGAACTCAAGCTGGGAAAGATATTCTTTCTCCTGATATAGAAAATGATAAAAAAGCCTTTTATAGAACCATTAACGATTCTTTAATCGCCCTTCGATTTATTGAAAATCATCCTGACTTTGATCATCATTCTCTTTTTTTCTGGGGGGTAAGCTTGGGTGCGATAATTGGTAGTATTGTTTGTGGCCAATATAAAAATTTTAAAGGAATTGCCCTGGTGGTAGGAGGCGGAAATATAGAAATTCTTGCCCGTGAAAGCCTACTTGATTCCATGGTCAATATCCGCTATAGCCTTCTTAAGAAAAAAATTTCACCGTTTGACCTTGCACAGCAATGGAAGGATATCGATCCATTGCATTGGATATCTTATTTAGATCAGGTTCCGGTCTTTTTTTTCAATGCTAGCCAGGATGTCATTGTTCCTCTTGAATGTACCTGGGCGCTCTTTGATGTTACTACTTCACCAAAAAAAATATTTTGGTTTCCAACTGGTCATGGCCTGTTGTTTGAACGTTATTTTGGAGTTCCCAGAAAAATTATTGGTCTTTTCTCTCAAATTGCTAATCAAAAATAAAGACTACTTTTTTCTGAGTAGTTATACGTGTTGGCATTAAGT
The Candidatus Atribacteria bacterium ADurb.Bin276 genome window above contains:
- a CDS encoding esterase, translating into MNVDHNSHQIIRQSKNYLLTKLHINPQIPALMIKPTTPPPYPAIFFLHYYRGSKENIQFLANELGKSGFMALAIDMEYHGDRTQAGKDILSPDIENDKKAFYRTINDSLIALRFIENHPDFDHHSLFFWGVSLGAIIGSIVCGQYKNFKGIALVVGGGNIEILARESLLDSMVNIRYSLLKKKISPFDLAQQWKDIDPLHWISYLDQVPVFFFNASQDVIVPLECTWALFDVTTSPKKIFWFPTGHGLLFERYFGVPRKIIGLFSQIANQK